One Phycisphaeraceae bacterium genomic window carries:
- a CDS encoding cytochrome c produces MPPKHSAIRAVVIGAATAGALLAGLSGCRDDRTAQRPRQFFPDMDDQPKFKTQGENPLFADGRSMREPVAGTVAFGRQAELEWAEPSMQAYANERISRQRADLLRAEPEIYLGIAADGKYIDTIPIPVTPELLQRGMDRYNIYCIVCHGATGAGKGAVGIQWSYPLPNFHDAQYQRGGEKGQDGYLFHVIRNGVANAPGQQPALKMPAYSQQLSERDAWAVVAYFRALQTARRGSIDRVPTAQRQELDRTRGAQPTGQENAQ; encoded by the coding sequence ATGCCCCCCAAGCACTCTGCCATCCGCGCAGTCGTGATCGGCGCCGCTACCGCCGGGGCGCTCCTCGCGGGCCTCTCCGGGTGCCGCGATGACCGCACCGCGCAGCGCCCGCGACAGTTCTTCCCCGACATGGACGACCAGCCCAAGTTCAAAACCCAGGGCGAGAACCCGCTCTTCGCCGACGGACGCTCCATGCGCGAGCCCGTCGCCGGCACCGTCGCCTTCGGGCGACAGGCCGAGCTCGAGTGGGCCGAGCCCTCCATGCAGGCCTACGCCAACGAGCGCATCTCGCGCCAGCGCGCCGACCTGCTCCGCGCCGAGCCCGAGATCTACCTCGGCATCGCCGCCGACGGGAAGTACATCGACACCATCCCCATCCCCGTCACGCCCGAGCTCCTCCAGCGCGGCATGGACCGCTACAACATCTACTGCATCGTCTGCCACGGCGCGACCGGCGCAGGCAAGGGCGCCGTCGGCATCCAGTGGTCATACCCGCTGCCCAACTTCCACGACGCGCAGTACCAGCGCGGCGGCGAGAAGGGCCAGGACGGCTACCTCTTCCACGTGATCCGCAACGGCGTCGCCAACGCGCCCGGCCAGCAGCCCGCGCTCAAGATGCCCGCCTATTCCCAGCAGCTCAGCGAACGCGACGCGTGGGCCGTCGTCGCGTACTTCCGCGCGCTCCAGACCGCACGCAGGGGCTCGATCGACCGCGTGCCCACGGCCCAGCGTCAGGAACTCGATCGCACGCGCGGCGCACAGCCGACCGGTCAGGAGAACGCGCAGTGA
- a CDS encoding DUF3341 domain-containing protein, producing MASAALHTKSGQVVWGLLAQYDNPATLTHGCEAIRDAGYKRWDAYCPFPVHGLNEAMGLKPSRVSFIVGIMAILGFTASFGLQYWTTAVDYPLVVQGKPYGAWEPFVPVLFELSVLFASFGAIFGMLVLNDLPKWNHPLFTSQRFLGVSDDKFFIAIESTDPQFNLEETRAALTRSGATVVEVVEEE from the coding sequence ATGGCCAGCGCCGCTCTCCACACCAAATCGGGCCAGGTCGTCTGGGGCCTGCTCGCGCAGTACGACAACCCCGCCACCCTCACCCACGGCTGCGAAGCCATCCGCGACGCCGGCTACAAGCGCTGGGACGCCTACTGCCCCTTCCCGGTGCACGGGCTCAACGAGGCCATGGGCCTCAAGCCCTCGCGCGTCAGCTTCATCGTCGGCATCATGGCGATCCTCGGGTTCACCGCGTCGTTCGGGCTCCAGTACTGGACAACCGCCGTCGACTACCCCCTCGTCGTTCAGGGCAAGCCCTACGGCGCGTGGGAGCCGTTCGTCCCCGTCCTCTTCGAGCTGAGCGTCCTCTTCGCCAGCTTCGGCGCCATCTTCGGCATGCTCGTCCTCAACGACCTGCCCAAGTGGAACCACCCGCTCTTCACCAGCCAGCGGTTCCTGGGCGTCTCCGACGACAAGTTCTTCATCGCCATCGAATCGACCGACCCGCAGTTCAATCTCGAAGAGACCCGCGCGGCGCTCACGCGCAGCGGCGCGACGGTCGTCGAAGTCGTGGAGGAGGAGTGA
- the nrfD gene encoding polysulfide reductase NrfD: MLATVMGVAILYLFITGVGVWGLNTPVGWGFDITNFVFWVGIGHAGTLISAILCIFKQRWRTSINRAAEAMTIFAVICAGTFPGIHVGRVWFAWFLFPIPNSNVIWPNFRSPLLWDVFAVSTYFTVSLLFWYMGLIPDLATMRDRAIKNITRTAKLGPLTVPAGRIAAYAYGFFSMGWKFSYRGWWNYEKAYILLAGIATPLVLSVHSIVSFDFAVSVIPGWHTTIFPPYFVAGAIFSGFAMVLTLMIPMRVLYPGMKNLLTLRHIENMCKIITLTGLLVGFAYAMEFFIAWYGGNQYELAVFINRATGPYWWAYWTMVTCNVISPQLFWFKWCRTTPWFIFIVTIFVNIGMWFERYVIIVTSLHRDFLPSSWSMYYPTIVEWATMIGAFGLFFSLFALFARFLPMMAISEIKNVIPAADPHHPMYATHGQGHDAHHDGKGH; the protein is encoded by the coding sequence ATGCTCGCCACCGTCATGGGCGTGGCGATCCTCTACCTGTTCATCACGGGCGTGGGTGTCTGGGGCCTCAACACCCCGGTCGGCTGGGGCTTCGACATCACCAACTTCGTGTTCTGGGTCGGCATCGGCCACGCAGGCACGCTCATCTCCGCCATCCTCTGCATCTTCAAGCAGAGGTGGCGCACCTCCATCAACCGCGCCGCAGAGGCGATGACCATCTTCGCCGTCATCTGCGCAGGAACATTCCCCGGCATCCACGTCGGGCGAGTCTGGTTCGCGTGGTTCCTCTTCCCCATCCCCAACAGCAACGTCATCTGGCCGAACTTCAGGTCCCCGCTCCTGTGGGACGTGTTCGCCGTCAGCACCTACTTCACCGTCTCGCTGCTGTTCTGGTACATGGGCCTCATCCCCGACCTCGCCACCATGCGCGACCGGGCCATCAAGAACATCACGCGCACCGCCAAGCTCGGGCCCCTCACCGTGCCCGCGGGGCGCATCGCCGCCTACGCCTACGGCTTCTTCTCGATGGGCTGGAAGTTCTCCTACCGCGGGTGGTGGAACTACGAGAAGGCCTACATCCTCCTCGCCGGCATCGCCACGCCCCTCGTGCTCTCCGTGCACTCCATCGTGTCCTTCGACTTCGCGGTGTCCGTCATCCCCGGCTGGCACACGACGATCTTCCCGCCCTACTTCGTCGCGGGCGCCATCTTCTCCGGCTTCGCCATGGTGCTCACGCTCATGATCCCCATGCGCGTGCTCTACCCCGGCATGAAGAACCTGCTCACGCTCCGGCACATCGAGAACATGTGCAAGATCATCACGCTGACCGGCCTCCTGGTCGGCTTCGCCTACGCGATGGAGTTCTTCATCGCCTGGTACGGCGGGAACCAGTACGAACTCGCGGTCTTCATCAACCGCGCCACCGGCCCCTACTGGTGGGCCTACTGGACCATGGTCACCTGCAACGTGATCAGCCCCCAGCTCTTCTGGTTCAAGTGGTGCCGAACCACCCCCTGGTTCATCTTCATCGTCACCATCTTCGTCAACATCGGCATGTGGTTCGAGCGCTACGTGATCATCGTCACCTCGCTCCACCGCGACTTCCTGCCCTCGAGCTGGAGCATGTACTACCCGACGATCGTCGAGTGGGCCACCATGATCGGCGCGTTCGGCCTCTTCTTCTCGCTCTTCGCGCTGTTCGCCCGCTTCCTCCCGATGATGGCGATCAGCGAGATCAAGAACGTCATCCCCGCCGCGGACCCGCATCACCCTATGTACGCGACCCACGGCCAGGGCCACGACGCGCACCACGATGGGAAGGGACACTAA